A stretch of Elusimicrobiota bacterium DNA encodes these proteins:
- the lpxA gene encoding acyl-ACP--UDP-N-acetylglucosamine O-acyltransferase, translating into MAIHPTALVDASAKIDPSAEIGPYAIIGPETVIGPRTKVGAHAVVEYATLGADNILHPGCYVGTPPQDLKYAGEKTRLVMGDKNVVRECVTINRGTAQGGGLTKIGSNCLFMACSHVAHDCVVGNGVIIVNAVLLAGHVHIGDMAVLGGMCAIHQFTRIGRLAMLGGGSMNGQDVLPFANTQGDRATMRGINMLGLKRAGVPPESRTALKNAYKTLFLSGLTQADALAQLKSGGKPDPIVQEWIDFIESAGKRGYMRPAVGAAELEEAAV; encoded by the coding sequence ATGGCCATCCACCCGACGGCCCTAGTCGACGCCAGCGCCAAGATCGACCCCTCCGCCGAGATCGGCCCTTACGCCATCATCGGACCGGAGACCGTGATCGGCCCGCGCACGAAGGTGGGCGCGCACGCGGTCGTGGAATACGCGACGCTCGGCGCCGACAACATCCTGCACCCCGGCTGCTACGTCGGCACGCCCCCGCAGGACCTCAAGTACGCGGGCGAGAAGACCCGCCTCGTGATGGGCGACAAGAACGTCGTCCGCGAGTGCGTGACCATCAACCGCGGCACCGCCCAGGGCGGCGGCCTGACGAAGATCGGCTCGAACTGCCTGTTCATGGCCTGCTCCCACGTCGCCCACGACTGCGTGGTCGGCAACGGCGTCATCATCGTCAACGCGGTGCTCCTCGCAGGCCACGTGCACATCGGGGACATGGCCGTGCTCGGCGGGATGTGCGCGATCCACCAGTTCACGCGCATCGGGCGCCTGGCGATGCTCGGCGGCGGGTCGATGAACGGCCAGGACGTCCTGCCCTTCGCCAACACCCAGGGCGACCGCGCGACGATGCGCGGCATCAACATGCTCGGCCTCAAGCGCGCGGGCGTGCCTCCCGAGTCGCGGACCGCGCTCAAGAACGCCTACAAGACCCTGTTCCTGTCCGGCCTGACCCAGGCCGACGCGCTGGCGCAGCTGAAGTCCGGCGGCAAGCCGGACCCGATCGTCCAGGAGTGGATCGACTTCATCGAGTCGGCCGGCAAGCGCGGCTACATGCGCCCGGCCGTGGGCGCCGCCGAGCTCGAAGAGGCCGCCGTCTAA
- the bamA gene encoding outer membrane protein assembly factor BamA, translating to MKSLLISVIAAAALSSSAWGQTPSSGTPPASEPPSISTETSAAAPTLSTASAVAPEISTAPATSSTLPGLATDYATPAVGTSTESTTAAEPPPGVVPRPWVIGEIKAEVLKNTKLSTIRGAIKGRKGDLYDRPDLDKDIQSLLGLGLFERVGAEVSLLEKPVPEHFRKAAGADRQILLNFIVKEKPVIKKISFEGNKKLSRGTLSDLLTLKTKDPYDRVKLDEDEEKLVSKYREKGFLDAAVDYEVKTDTAASTVELVFKVAEGPKSRIELVELGGVAAFKRKVLLKLMKNARKKVFFSKDLPDDIAKIEAHYKNNGFLDVAVSSPLVSLSADKTRINIALGVTEGRSYRFGKTTFTGHLIYTSSEVAKTIEYREGKVFSQEKFEETIRGIQELYSDRGRLRTRINPVKNFNTKTDRMDVVFEIVEGPISYIGHVDVEGNKATKTFVLRREIVIKPGDMFRSSRVRRSIEKIRNLGFIDDVDLDLQPTPSDNDKVDLTFDVAEGKPGVLTAGAAYSSVDGLIGTLSLQHLNLFGRAQKGSIQWSFGRRVQDYSISWTTPWVGDSPTSLGFDVYNTRRINPFDTSLSAYVERRTGGSIRLGPRFEEDKYQLNLNYGLARISIENVQDQFRGTLTEGTSIQSSFGAEFSRDTRDSIWDPARGTRHGIGAQLSGGPFQGDIHFFKPSVTNQGHHTLFTVEDWPFVISAYHRGGYVTQFGKTGQVPVQDRYFIGGQDSLRGYSPSGEAGYPQGGKIYSVANVEFGFPLARERKKTIVKFVVFADAGGAWDRVRDVSGRIGSGTRDIKTDVGFGLRFVTPAFPIRLDYGYGLNHRGGERLYQINFGLGPLF from the coding sequence GTGAAAAGCCTCCTTATAAGTGTTATCGCCGCGGCCGCGCTGTCGTCATCGGCCTGGGGTCAGACGCCGTCCTCCGGGACGCCGCCCGCCTCCGAGCCGCCTTCGATCTCCACCGAAACCTCAGCCGCCGCGCCCACCCTCTCGACAGCCTCGGCTGTCGCGCCGGAGATCTCCACAGCCCCAGCCACGTCTTCGACGCTCCCCGGCCTGGCCACGGACTACGCGACCCCCGCCGTCGGTACGTCCACGGAATCCACCACGGCGGCCGAGCCCCCTCCCGGCGTCGTGCCCCGCCCCTGGGTGATCGGCGAGATCAAGGCCGAAGTCCTCAAGAACACCAAGCTCTCCACGATCCGCGGCGCCATCAAGGGCCGCAAAGGCGACCTGTACGACCGGCCCGACCTCGACAAGGACATCCAGTCCCTGCTCGGCCTGGGCCTGTTCGAGCGCGTCGGGGCCGAGGTCAGCCTGCTCGAGAAGCCCGTCCCCGAGCACTTCCGCAAGGCCGCGGGCGCCGACCGCCAGATCCTCCTCAACTTCATCGTCAAAGAGAAGCCGGTCATCAAGAAGATCTCCTTCGAGGGCAACAAGAAGCTCTCCCGCGGCACGCTCTCCGACCTCCTGACCCTCAAGACCAAGGACCCCTACGACCGAGTCAAGCTCGACGAGGACGAGGAGAAGCTGGTCTCGAAGTACCGCGAGAAGGGCTTCCTCGACGCCGCCGTCGATTACGAGGTCAAGACCGACACGGCCGCGTCCACCGTGGAGCTGGTCTTCAAGGTGGCCGAGGGACCGAAGTCGCGCATCGAGCTCGTCGAGCTCGGCGGCGTCGCCGCGTTCAAGCGCAAGGTCCTCCTGAAGCTGATGAAGAACGCCCGCAAGAAGGTCTTCTTCTCGAAGGACCTTCCCGACGACATCGCCAAGATCGAGGCGCACTACAAGAACAACGGCTTCCTCGACGTCGCCGTCTCCAGCCCCCTCGTCAGCCTCAGCGCCGACAAGACGCGCATCAACATCGCGCTCGGCGTGACCGAAGGCCGCTCCTACCGCTTCGGCAAGACGACCTTCACGGGACACCTGATCTACACCTCGAGCGAGGTGGCCAAGACCATCGAGTACCGCGAGGGCAAGGTCTTCAGCCAGGAGAAGTTCGAGGAGACGATCCGAGGCATACAGGAGCTGTACTCCGACCGCGGCCGCCTGCGCACGCGCATCAATCCCGTCAAGAACTTCAACACGAAGACCGACCGCATGGATGTGGTCTTCGAGATCGTCGAGGGCCCCATCTCCTACATCGGCCACGTGGACGTGGAGGGCAACAAGGCCACCAAGACCTTCGTCCTGCGCCGCGAGATCGTCATCAAGCCCGGCGACATGTTCCGCTCCTCGCGCGTGCGCCGCAGCATCGAGAAGATCCGCAACCTCGGGTTCATCGACGACGTGGACCTCGACCTCCAGCCGACGCCCTCCGACAACGACAAGGTCGACCTGACCTTCGACGTGGCCGAGGGCAAGCCCGGCGTCCTGACGGCCGGCGCGGCCTACTCCTCGGTGGACGGGCTGATCGGGACTTTGTCCCTCCAGCATCTCAACTTGTTCGGCCGCGCGCAGAAGGGCTCGATCCAGTGGTCTTTCGGGCGCCGCGTGCAGGACTACTCGATCAGCTGGACGACGCCCTGGGTCGGCGACAGCCCGACGAGCCTCGGCTTCGACGTCTACAACACCCGCCGCATCAACCCCTTCGACACCTCGCTGTCCGCCTACGTCGAGCGCCGCACCGGAGGCTCGATCCGCCTCGGGCCCCGGTTCGAGGAGGACAAGTACCAGCTGAACCTGAACTACGGCCTGGCGCGGATCTCGATCGAGAACGTGCAGGACCAGTTCCGGGGCACGCTCACCGAGGGCACGAGCATCCAGTCCTCGTTCGGCGCGGAGTTCTCCCGCGACACCCGGGACAGCATCTGGGACCCGGCGCGCGGCACCCGCCACGGCATCGGCGCCCAGCTGTCCGGCGGCCCGTTCCAGGGAGACATCCATTTCTTCAAGCCGAGCGTCACCAACCAGGGCCACCACACCTTGTTCACCGTCGAGGACTGGCCCTTCGTGATCTCGGCCTATCACCGCGGCGGCTACGTGACCCAGTTCGGCAAGACCGGCCAGGTGCCCGTCCAGGACCGCTACTTCATAGGCGGCCAGGACTCCCTGCGCGGGTACTCGCCCTCCGGCGAGGCCGGCTACCCGCAGGGCGGCAAGATCTACAGCGTGGCGAACGTCGAGTTCGGCTTCCCGCTCGCGCGCGAGCGCAAGAAGACGATCGTCAAGTTCGTCGTCTTCGCCGACGCGGGCGGCGCCTGGGACCGCGTGCGGGACGTCTCCGGCCGCATCGGCTCCGGCACGCGCGACATCAAGACCGACGTCGGCTTCGGCCTGCGCTTCGTCACCCCCGCCTTCCCGATCCGTCTCGATTACGGCTATGGCCTCAACCACCGCGGCGGCGAGCGTCTGTATCAAATCAACTTCGGCCTAGGACCCCTCTTCTAA
- the lpxI gene encoding UDP-2,3-diacylglucosamine diphosphatase LpxI (LpxI, functionally equivalent to LpxH, replaces it in LPS biosynthesis in a minority of bacteria.) has product MGTEPLGLIAGSGRFPFLVAEEAKRRGVPVVALGIPGVTDPALESVAGGLAWFKLGQIDAPIKALKDRGARKVVMAGKVQHVSLFGGVMPDWRAAKVLLGLKDKRTDTILKAVVDEFAKDGLEFISSAHYLEHLLAPDGPLTKKTFSTKQRSDASLGWKAAKAVAGFDIGQTVVVQDGAVVAVEGMEGTDACVERAATLARTSGREPSLVVVKVAKPRQDFRFDLPVVGLDSLVHFKAQGVKALALEAGATLVFDRARFALDADAAGIAAAGFPPEGPIS; this is encoded by the coding sequence ATGGGAACGGAGCCGCTCGGACTCATCGCCGGCTCCGGCCGATTCCCGTTCCTCGTCGCCGAGGAAGCCAAGCGCCGCGGCGTGCCCGTCGTGGCCCTGGGCATACCCGGGGTCACCGACCCCGCGCTCGAGTCCGTGGCCGGGGGCCTCGCCTGGTTCAAGCTCGGCCAGATCGACGCGCCGATCAAGGCGCTCAAGGACCGGGGCGCCCGCAAGGTCGTCATGGCGGGCAAGGTCCAGCACGTGTCGCTGTTCGGCGGCGTGATGCCGGACTGGCGCGCGGCGAAGGTCCTGCTCGGCCTCAAGGACAAGCGAACGGACACCATCCTGAAGGCCGTCGTCGACGAGTTCGCCAAGGACGGCCTCGAGTTCATCTCGTCCGCCCATTATCTGGAACACCTGTTGGCGCCGGACGGGCCGCTGACCAAGAAGACGTTCTCGACGAAGCAACGGAGCGACGCTTCGCTCGGCTGGAAGGCCGCGAAGGCCGTCGCGGGCTTCGACATCGGCCAGACGGTGGTCGTTCAGGACGGGGCCGTGGTCGCCGTCGAGGGGATGGAAGGCACGGACGCCTGCGTCGAGCGCGCCGCGACGCTCGCCCGCACCTCGGGCCGCGAGCCTTCCCTCGTCGTCGTCAAGGTCGCCAAGCCCCGCCAAGATTTCCGTTTCGACCTGCCCGTCGTCGGCCTCGATTCGCTCGTCCATTTCAAGGCGCAGGGCGTGAAGGCCCTGGCCCTCGAGGCCGGCGCGACTCTCGTGTTCGACCGCGCCCGCTTCGCGCTCGACGCGGACGCCGCCGGCATCGCCGCGGCGGGCTTTCCCCCGGAGGGACCGATCTCATGA
- a CDS encoding Gfo/Idh/MocA family oxidoreductase: MTESSKIRVAVVGAGKMGTHHARALSKLPDVELAGVCDTNVWKAQLAAWQSNTVAVRDYKDVLSRVDAVIVAVPTPLHYEVGKAVLEAGAHCLIEKPLASSVDEAKELLALSEAKELILQVGHIERFNPAVLEAVKHIRDPRYITVERLGPYDPRMSHIGVVMDLMIHDLDILLTLVGSEVESIEALGANLLSGHEDIANVRVRFKTGCVADLTASRISLGKSRKLRAFQKDSYISLDYGNTALKVYRKKTPVIKSLKDVEYLSPKLSSTDPLRNEHQHFLDCIRHNRKPWPSGERGVEALKLALQISEELERYELSGHAGSRSLIPSWAQDLGKIAKSVGKDILRS; encoded by the coding sequence ATGACCGAATCGTCCAAGATACGCGTCGCCGTCGTCGGCGCGGGCAAGATGGGCACCCATCACGCGCGCGCGCTGTCGAAGCTCCCCGACGTCGAGCTCGCGGGGGTCTGCGACACCAACGTCTGGAAGGCGCAGCTCGCCGCCTGGCAGTCGAACACCGTCGCGGTGCGCGACTACAAGGACGTGCTGTCTCGCGTGGACGCGGTGATCGTGGCGGTGCCCACGCCCCTGCACTACGAGGTCGGCAAGGCCGTCCTCGAGGCCGGCGCGCACTGCCTCATCGAGAAGCCGCTGGCCTCCTCGGTGGACGAGGCCAAAGAGCTGCTCGCGCTGTCCGAGGCCAAGGAGCTGATCCTGCAGGTCGGCCACATCGAGCGCTTCAACCCCGCCGTGCTCGAGGCCGTCAAGCACATCCGCGACCCCCGATACATCACGGTGGAACGCCTCGGCCCCTACGACCCGCGCATGAGCCACATCGGCGTGGTCATGGACCTGATGATCCACGACCTCGACATCCTGCTGACCCTCGTGGGCTCCGAGGTCGAGAGCATCGAGGCCCTGGGCGCCAACCTCCTGTCCGGCCACGAGGACATCGCCAACGTGCGCGTGCGCTTCAAGACCGGCTGCGTGGCCGACCTGACGGCGAGCCGCATCTCGCTGGGCAAGAGCCGCAAGCTGCGGGCCTTCCAGAAGGACTCCTACATCTCCCTCGACTACGGCAACACCGCGCTCAAGGTCTACCGCAAGAAGACGCCGGTGATCAAGAGCCTCAAGGACGTCGAGTACCTGAGCCCGAAGCTGTCCTCGACCGACCCTCTGCGCAACGAGCACCAGCACTTCCTCGACTGCATCCGCCACAACCGCAAGCCCTGGCCGAGCGGCGAGCGCGGCGTCGAGGCCCTGAAGCTCGCCCTCCAGATCTCCGAGGAGCTCGAACGCTACGAGCTGTCGGGCCACGCCGGCTCGCGCTCCCTCATCCCCAGCTGGGCCCAGGACCTGGGCAAGATCGCCAAATCCGTCGGTAAAGACATATTACGCAGCTGA
- a CDS encoding inositol-3-phosphate synthase has product MNKHDSRIQPAKGKLGVLLPGMGAVTSTFIAGVELVKKGLGTPVGSVTQMQAIRLGKRYENRSPLIKDFVPLASLEQLVFGGWDFFTDDMFVAATKCGVLDAAQLAPIKKELSAIKPMPAIYDPAYIKNIKALNPKKGKTKMDLAQQVMADIESFKKKNGCDRVVMLWCGSTERLPEPSKCHEDLEALEQGLRDNDPSIPPSMIYAYAAIKLGMAYGNGAPNLSGDVPALVELAGQTGSPICGKDFKTGQTLMKTTIAPMLKARMLALTGWYSTNILGNRDGEVLDDPGSFKTKELSKMSVLDTILEPELYPELYGKFHHKVRIDYYPPRGDAKEGWDNIDIRGWMDMPMQIKINFLCRDSILAAPIVLDLVLFLDLAKRSGLKGIQEWLSFFFKSPQCREDLKPEHDLFIQHLKLKNTLRVLMGEEVLDHSGLDYYDPTKTASAAPAPKPAPKKAKLAKVGR; this is encoded by the coding sequence ATGAACAAGCACGACAGCCGCATCCAGCCCGCTAAGGGCAAGCTCGGCGTTCTGCTGCCGGGAATGGGGGCCGTGACCAGCACCTTCATCGCCGGCGTGGAGCTCGTCAAGAAGGGCCTCGGCACCCCCGTCGGCTCCGTCACGCAGATGCAGGCGATCCGCCTGGGCAAGCGCTACGAGAACCGCTCGCCGCTGATCAAGGATTTCGTGCCCCTGGCCTCCCTCGAGCAGCTCGTGTTCGGCGGCTGGGACTTCTTCACCGACGACATGTTCGTCGCGGCGACGAAGTGCGGCGTGCTCGACGCGGCCCAGCTCGCGCCGATCAAGAAGGAGCTCTCCGCGATCAAGCCGATGCCCGCGATCTACGATCCGGCCTACATCAAGAACATCAAGGCCCTCAACCCCAAGAAAGGGAAGACCAAGATGGACCTCGCCCAGCAGGTGATGGCCGACATCGAGAGCTTCAAGAAGAAGAACGGCTGCGACCGCGTGGTCATGCTCTGGTGCGGCTCGACCGAGCGCCTGCCCGAGCCCTCCAAGTGCCACGAGGACCTCGAGGCGCTCGAGCAGGGCCTGCGGGACAACGACCCCTCCATCCCGCCGTCGATGATCTATGCCTACGCCGCGATCAAGCTCGGCATGGCCTACGGCAACGGCGCCCCGAACCTCTCCGGAGATGTCCCGGCCTTAGTGGAGCTCGCCGGGCAGACGGGCTCGCCCATCTGCGGCAAGGACTTCAAGACCGGCCAGACCCTCATGAAGACCACGATCGCGCCGATGCTCAAGGCGCGCATGCTGGCGCTGACCGGCTGGTACTCGACGAACATCCTCGGCAACCGCGACGGCGAGGTGCTCGACGACCCGGGATCCTTCAAGACCAAGGAATTGAGCAAGATGTCCGTGCTCGACACCATCCTCGAGCCCGAGCTCTACCCCGAGCTGTACGGCAAGTTCCACCACAAGGTCCGCATCGACTATTACCCTCCCCGCGGCGACGCGAAGGAAGGCTGGGACAACATCGACATCCGCGGCTGGATGGACATGCCGATGCAGATCAAGATCAACTTCTTGTGCCGCGACTCGATCCTGGCGGCCCCGATCGTGCTCGACCTCGTCCTGTTCCTGGACCTGGCCAAGCGCTCCGGCCTCAAGGGCATCCAGGAATGGCTCTCGTTCTTCTTCAAGAGCCCGCAGTGCCGCGAGGACCTCAAGCCCGAGCACGACCTGTTCATCCAGCACCTCAAGCTCAAGAACACGCTGCGGGTGCTGATGGGCGAGGAAGTCCTCGACCACTCGGGCCTCGACTACTACGACCCGACCAAGACCGCCTCGGCCGCCCCGGCTCCCAAGCCGGCGCCGAAAAAGGCCAAGCTCGCCAAGGTCGGACGCTAA
- the lpxD gene encoding UDP-3-O-(3-hydroxymyristoyl)glucosamine N-acyltransferase, with translation MKTLPKPLTIADVAFIVGGQASGDLSHTVTGVADLADASPADAVFLENRKYTALAGTAPAGCLFLTPDLKDTPCAAKGKVIVDEPRAAFAKLVRMIDEHAKTKILPTHSPKSSIHGKAVLGPNVSVGDFVVIERGAAVGENTVVMPQVYIGVNAKIGRNCLLYPQVVIRDECVIGDGVIIHPGAVIGADGFGFLTDKKTGRHTKIPQIGNVVIEAGCEIGANVTIDRGAVGSTVVKAGTQIDNLVQIGHNAKLGRDCVVVSQTGIAGSTHVGNNVVLAGQAGVAGHLTIGDGAIITAQTGVMSDVPPKTVLFGSPGRPHREAFKLQALFSRLPELFDKVKELEKKLGASAGK, from the coding sequence ATGAAAACCCTCCCCAAACCCCTGACCATAGCCGACGTCGCCTTCATCGTCGGCGGACAAGCCTCGGGCGACCTCTCCCACACCGTGACCGGCGTCGCCGACCTGGCCGACGCGAGCCCCGCCGACGCCGTTTTCCTCGAGAACCGGAAGTACACGGCCCTCGCCGGGACCGCTCCCGCGGGCTGCCTGTTCCTGACCCCCGACCTCAAGGACACGCCCTGCGCCGCCAAGGGCAAGGTGATCGTCGACGAGCCCCGGGCCGCCTTCGCGAAGCTCGTGCGCATGATCGACGAGCACGCCAAGACCAAGATCCTGCCCACCCACAGCCCCAAGTCCTCGATCCACGGCAAGGCCGTCCTCGGCCCCAACGTCTCCGTCGGCGACTTCGTCGTCATCGAGCGCGGCGCCGCGGTCGGCGAGAACACGGTCGTCATGCCGCAGGTGTACATCGGCGTCAACGCGAAGATCGGCCGCAACTGCCTGCTCTATCCCCAGGTCGTCATCCGCGACGAATGCGTCATCGGCGACGGCGTGATCATCCACCCCGGCGCGGTGATCGGGGCCGACGGCTTCGGCTTTTTGACGGATAAAAAAACCGGCCGCCACACCAAGATCCCCCAAATAGGCAACGTGGTCATCGAGGCGGGCTGCGAGATCGGCGCCAACGTGACGATCGACCGCGGCGCGGTCGGCTCGACCGTGGTCAAGGCCGGCACCCAGATCGACAACCTCGTGCAGATCGGGCACAACGCGAAGCTCGGCCGGGACTGCGTCGTCGTCTCGCAGACCGGCATCGCCGGCTCCACTCACGTCGGCAACAACGTCGTCCTCGCGGGCCAGGCCGGCGTCGCCGGCCACCTGACGATCGGCGACGGCGCGATCATCACCGCGCAGACGGGCGTGATGAGCGACGTCCCTCCGAAAACCGTCCTGTTCGGCTCGCCCGGCCGCCCGCACCGCGAGGCCTTCAAGCTCCAGGCGCTGTTCAGCCGCCTCCCCGAACTGTTCGACAAGGTCAAGGAACTCGAAAAGAAGCTCGGCGCGTCCGCCGGCAAATGA
- the fabZ gene encoding 3-hydroxyacyl-ACP dehydratase FabZ, translating into MGVKKAIPHRYPFLLVDKIDVVQEDKYCIGTKMVTANEHFFEGHFPGQPVMPGVLIIESMAQTACAMLLSKGGFENKIAFFMGIDEAKFRAPVLPGCVLKHHIEILRLGRAGKFKGEAYVDGKLAAEATMTFALVDKAA; encoded by the coding sequence ATGGGCGTCAAGAAGGCGATCCCGCACCGGTATCCGTTTTTGCTGGTCGACAAGATCGACGTCGTCCAGGAAGACAAATACTGCATCGGCACCAAGATGGTGACGGCGAACGAACATTTCTTCGAGGGCCACTTCCCCGGGCAGCCCGTCATGCCGGGAGTGCTCATCATCGAGTCCATGGCGCAGACCGCCTGCGCGATGCTCCTCTCCAAGGGCGGCTTCGAGAACAAGATCGCCTTCTTCATGGGCATCGACGAGGCCAAGTTCCGCGCGCCCGTCCTCCCCGGCTGCGTGCTCAAGCACCATATCGAGATCCTGCGCCTGGGGCGCGCGGGCAAGTTCAAGGGCGAGGCCTACGTGGACGGCAAGCTCGCCGCGGAAGCGACGATGACGTTCGCCCTCGTCGACAAGGCGGCGTGA
- a CDS encoding OmpH family outer membrane protein → MKSTRLFVSLCLCGSFVLSSVPARAIELSLEENRGERGSVGYVDMRRLFTASPDAARAREGLEELVRQAEERVNSKKGDLLRLRQELSTLKIEREELAKSTPTVSVPVKPAVKPAPAPLPTPVPAKPLSPTPAPKPVETPVAPVTALPPTDGPAASTQAAPAPLTINLPGLTDGPLNLERPGASPLNPTRDRGTPQPPPEPAPVAVATAPAPAPTPEPAPEPAPEPVPAGPTFAQRLLEMDGRIVALQGDIDRLQSELDRERLGAERTLLDAEGRKTDQVLARLYRAISEVARREGVSVVVDKSATLYGHPAVDLTDKVLKQLRGVVPAR, encoded by the coding sequence ATGAAATCGACAAGGCTCTTCGTGTCTTTGTGTCTTTGTGGTTCATTCGTCCTGTCGTCCGTCCCGGCGCGCGCCATCGAGCTCTCGCTCGAGGAGAACCGCGGCGAGCGCGGCAGCGTGGGCTACGTGGACATGAGACGGCTGTTCACGGCCAGCCCCGACGCCGCCCGGGCGCGCGAGGGCCTCGAGGAGCTCGTCCGCCAGGCCGAGGAGCGCGTCAACTCGAAGAAGGGCGACCTGCTGCGCCTGCGCCAGGAGCTCAGCACGCTTAAGATCGAGCGCGAGGAGCTCGCGAAGTCCACGCCGACCGTCTCCGTCCCCGTGAAGCCCGCGGTCAAGCCGGCCCCGGCGCCCCTGCCCACGCCGGTCCCCGCCAAGCCGCTGTCGCCGACGCCGGCGCCGAAGCCCGTCGAGACCCCCGTCGCCCCCGTGACCGCCCTGCCGCCCACCGACGGGCCCGCCGCCTCGACGCAGGCTGCCCCGGCCCCGCTGACGATCAACCTCCCCGGGCTGACCGACGGCCCGCTCAACCTGGAGCGCCCCGGCGCCTCCCCTCTGAACCCGACGCGGGACCGCGGCACGCCCCAGCCGCCGCCCGAGCCGGCGCCCGTCGCCGTCGCGACGGCGCCCGCCCCCGCGCCCACGCCTGAGCCGGCGCCCGAGCCGGCACCCGAGCCCGTCCCCGCCGGGCCCACTTTCGCCCAGCGCCTGCTCGAGATGGACGGCCGGATCGTTGCTTTGCAGGGGGACATCGACCGACTCCAGTCCGAGCTGGACCGCGAGCGCCTGGGCGCCGAGCGCACCTTGCTCGACGCCGAGGGCCGCAAGACGGACCAGGTGCTCGCGCGCCTGTACCGCGCCATCTCCGAGGTCGCCCGGCGCGAAGGCGTCAGCGTGGTCGTGGACAAGTCCGCCACCCTCTACGGCCACCCCGCCGTCGACCTGACCGACAAGGTCTTGAAGCAGCTGCGAGGAGTCGTCCCGGCCCGATGA
- the lpxC gene encoding UDP-3-O-[3-hydroxymyristoyl] N-acetylglucosamine deacetylase: protein MMNNDYPLQITIAKEVELEGVGLHTGNKSKISFRPAPANTGIRFFRSDLAGTPMIPARLDFVLTTVRGTNLGLGDAKVHTVEHVLSACTGLGIDNIDILVTANEPPIMDGSALPFIEALIRAGLRTLDAPKRWLHLPHEVTYTAKDGARYRATPSDKFEIVATLIHDHPLMPKMTMSMAVERESYLAEVARARTFCFEHEVAYLKSQGLAQGGTLENAIVIGKDRFHTNAEGLRFPDEFVRQKMLDLIGDLTLIGRPLFKMKVEAERLGHAHNVEFAKLLDAAARKLRKPKTPAMEAK from the coding sequence ATGATGAACAACGATTACCCGCTGCAGATCACGATCGCGAAGGAAGTCGAGCTCGAGGGAGTGGGCCTGCACACCGGCAATAAGTCCAAGATCTCCTTCCGGCCCGCGCCCGCCAATACCGGCATCCGCTTCTTCCGCTCCGACCTCGCGGGCACGCCGATGATCCCGGCCCGCCTCGACTTCGTGCTGACCACCGTGCGCGGCACCAACCTGGGGCTCGGCGACGCCAAGGTCCATACCGTCGAGCACGTGCTGTCGGCCTGCACGGGCCTGGGCATCGACAACATCGACATCCTGGTCACGGCCAACGAGCCGCCGATCATGGACGGCTCGGCCCTTCCTTTCATCGAGGCCCTCATCCGCGCCGGCCTGAGGACGCTCGACGCGCCGAAGCGCTGGCTGCACCTGCCGCACGAGGTGACCTACACGGCCAAGGACGGCGCGCGCTACCGGGCGACGCCCTCCGACAAGTTCGAGATCGTCGCGACCTTGATCCACGACCACCCGTTGATGCCCAAGATGACGATGTCGATGGCCGTCGAGCGGGAGAGCTACCTGGCCGAGGTCGCGCGCGCCCGCACGTTCTGCTTCGAGCATGAGGTCGCCTACCTCAAGAGCCAGGGCCTCGCCCAGGGCGGCACGCTCGAGAACGCCATCGTCATCGGCAAGGACCGCTTCCACACGAACGCCGAGGGGCTGCGCTTCCCCGACGAGTTCGTCCGCCAAAAGATGCTCGATCTCATCGGCGACCTGACCTTGATCGGCCGGCCGCTGTTCAAGATGAAAGTCGAGGCCGAGCGCCTCGGCCACGCGCACAACGTCGAGTTCGCCAAGCTGCTCGACGCCGCGGCGCGCAAGCTGCGCAAACCCAAGACGCCCGCCATGGAGGCCAAATAA